From a region of the Maridesulfovibrio ferrireducens genome:
- a CDS encoding biotin/lipoyl-containing protein gives MAKKKIRFMCTAFRDGFQSVYGARVKTDDFLPAVEAARDAGINWFEAGGGARFQALYFYSNEDAFDMMDRFRATAGPDADLQTLARGVNVVGLESQSSDVIKAHADLFAKHGITTIRNFDALNDVNNLIYSGQCIANAGLKHQVVVTMMELPPGCSGAHDAAFYESTLRQILDADIPFDSVCFKDASGTSTPAKVFETIKRARKMLPADVMLNFHTHETAGIGGLCYKSAIDAGADAIDLSMAPASGGTCQTDIVTMWHILRGTDYTLDIDIDKIIVAEDVFRDCMKDYFLPPEATQVDPMIPFSPMPGGALTANTQMLRDNGLMDRYPEIIRAMSEVVRKGGFGTSVTPVSQFYFQQAFNNVMFGPWEKFADGYGKMVLGYFGKTPVAPDAEIVKRASEQMGLEPTTKSPIELNDADPEKGLAPARKRLEEEGLPVTDENVFIVATCKDKGITYLKGDARVGVRYKKDVEAEQVAKLTGKTASASGSGSGTVDVSVNGLSYTVTVDGDTATLNGKSFSIGSGDGTSAAAASGAPAGGVTEPIAAPMPGLIVRLAVNPGTVVQEGQTLLIMEAMKMEMEVKAHRPGTLVSFAVTAGDQVQQGQPLAQMTI, from the coding sequence GTGGCCAAGAAGAAAATTAGGTTCATGTGTACTGCCTTCCGTGACGGTTTTCAGTCCGTTTACGGTGCCCGAGTCAAAACCGATGATTTCCTGCCTGCAGTTGAAGCTGCAAGAGACGCAGGTATAAACTGGTTTGAAGCAGGCGGAGGAGCACGGTTCCAGGCTCTTTATTTTTATTCCAATGAAGATGCATTTGATATGATGGACAGATTCAGGGCTACTGCCGGACCTGACGCAGATTTACAAACTTTGGCTCGCGGAGTTAACGTTGTAGGTCTTGAATCTCAATCCAGTGATGTTATCAAGGCTCATGCTGATCTTTTTGCCAAACATGGTATTACCACCATCCGAAATTTTGACGCTCTCAATGACGTTAACAACCTGATCTATAGCGGGCAGTGCATTGCAAATGCCGGTCTGAAACATCAGGTTGTCGTTACAATGATGGAGCTGCCTCCCGGATGTTCGGGCGCCCATGACGCCGCATTCTACGAAAGTACTCTCCGTCAGATTTTGGATGCAGATATTCCTTTTGATTCAGTCTGTTTCAAAGATGCTTCCGGAACGTCTACTCCTGCTAAAGTTTTTGAGACCATCAAGCGCGCTCGCAAGATGCTTCCCGCAGATGTAATGCTCAATTTTCATACTCATGAAACAGCTGGAATCGGCGGACTCTGTTATAAATCCGCCATTGACGCAGGAGCTGATGCGATTGATTTGTCAATGGCTCCAGCATCCGGCGGAACCTGTCAGACTGATATCGTCACCATGTGGCATATCCTGCGCGGAACAGATTATACCCTCGATATAGATATAGATAAAATTATTGTTGCTGAAGATGTCTTCCGTGACTGCATGAAGGATTACTTCCTGCCGCCCGAAGCAACTCAGGTCGACCCTATGATTCCTTTCAGCCCGATGCCCGGTGGCGCGCTGACTGCGAATACTCAGATGCTCAGAGATAACGGTCTGATGGATCGCTACCCTGAGATCATCCGTGCCATGAGTGAAGTTGTCCGCAAAGGTGGATTCGGTACTTCCGTTACTCCTGTTTCCCAGTTCTACTTCCAGCAGGCGTTCAATAACGTCATGTTCGGTCCATGGGAAAAGTTTGCTGACGGTTACGGCAAAATGGTTCTGGGATACTTCGGTAAAACACCGGTTGCTCCGGATGCTGAAATTGTTAAACGTGCATCCGAACAGATGGGACTTGAGCCTACCACTAAAAGCCCTATTGAACTCAACGATGCTGATCCAGAGAAAGGGCTTGCTCCTGCTCGCAAGCGTCTTGAAGAAGAAGGTCTTCCTGTTACTGACGAAAATGTTTTCATCGTTGCAACTTGTAAGGACAAAGGAATCACCTATCTTAAAGGTGATGCCCGCGTAGGAGTCCGTTATAAGAAAGACGTTGAAGCTGAACAGGTTGCTAAGCTTACCGGAAAAACTGCTTCTGCAAGTGGATCCGGTTCAGGAACTGTGGATGTTTCAGTTAACGGCTTGTCCTATACTGTTACTGTCGACGGTGACACAGCAACTCTGAATGGCAAATCTTTCAGTATCGGTTCCGGAGATGGAACTTCTGCCGCGGCAGCTTCCGGCGCTCCAGCCGGCGGCGTAACTGAACCCATTGCAGCCCCCATGCCCGGACTTATTGTCCGTCTGGCAGTTAATCCGGGAACTGTGGTTCAGGAAGGTCAGACTTTGCTGATTATGGAAGCTATGAAGATGGAAATGGAAGTTAAGGCTCACAGGCCCGGAACATTGGTCTCTTTCGCGGTTACCGCCGGTGATCAAGTTCAGCAGGGACAGCCTTTAGCTCAGATGACTATCTAG
- a CDS encoding OadG family protein — MQEMVFSWQHVVNGNGLAISITGMGIVFVALMLVSLYIAMLPRLAGFFNKIIPPAAHHCGMEPAPSGPVEAEIVAAAVAYLHKNKS; from the coding sequence ATGCAAGAAATGGTGTTCAGTTGGCAGCACGTGGTCAATGGTAACGGATTAGCTATTTCCATAACTGGTATGGGTATTGTGTTCGTAGCTTTGATGCTGGTGAGCCTTTATATCGCTATGCTTCCAAGGTTAGCTGGATTCTTCAATAAGATTATCCCGCCTGCAGCTCATCACTGCGGGATGGAGCCAGCTCCTTCGGGACCGGTTGAAGCTGAAATAGTCGCAGCTGCAGTTGCATATCTGCATAAAAACAAGAGTTAG
- the cbiM gene encoding cobalt transporter CbiM, with the protein MHISEGVLSLPVLAVGITVTAIGTTIGLKKLDSENLITVALLSSVFFVASLIHIPLGPSSAHLILSGLMGLILGWAAFPAIFTGLLLQAILFQYGGLTVIGVNTATMALPAVLCHYLFRSLLSKGGKSMSIAAFMCGALSIALSAILTAFALSFTDDSFIGVAQLIVYSHIPIMIIEGFICLFTYSFLYKVRPEMLVVTQESA; encoded by the coding sequence ATGCACATATCTGAAGGAGTTCTATCCCTTCCCGTCCTTGCTGTAGGAATAACTGTGACCGCCATCGGCACAACGATAGGCCTTAAAAAGCTCGATTCGGAAAACCTCATTACAGTAGCTCTCCTTTCTTCGGTTTTCTTTGTAGCCTCGCTTATTCATATTCCTCTTGGTCCTTCAAGCGCACACCTTATTCTCAGTGGACTTATGGGGCTTATACTCGGCTGGGCAGCCTTTCCTGCTATATTTACAGGACTGCTTCTGCAAGCCATCCTTTTCCAGTACGGCGGGCTTACCGTAATCGGAGTCAACACAGCCACAATGGCTTTACCGGCTGTTCTCTGCCACTATTTGTTTCGCTCCCTGCTCAGCAAGGGCGGAAAAAGTATGAGTATCGCTGCTTTTATGTGCGGTGCTCTTTCAATCGCACTTTCTGCTATACTGACTGCTTTCGCGCTATCCTTCACCGATGACAGTTTTATCGGAGTTGCTCAGCTAATCGTATATTCACATATTCCCATAATGATTATCGAAGGCTTTATCTGCCTGTTCACTTACAGCTTTCTATATAAGGTCCGCCCGGAAATGCTGGTAGTCACTCAGGAATCAGCTTAA
- a CDS encoding methyl-accepting chemotaxis protein has product MRLNLKAKFIFTIIPMVALTIGILSWVAYSSGAGSLEKELTAAMMNTRDKAASTLDFWYNDRIRDGKILKTLPEIDDALTTENFEDVTTSLHHYLKESPFYENVFLMTPDGTIKADGGQSTSVGSNIKSINDGRVNIEKAEQNQIFMGDAYEGENKSPICLLTFPVMKSGKLIGIIGMTLKISVYNNQYLKGARIGEQGYLFLTNSDGLIIGHPNNKILMKSSIKDFSWGKEILANTTGSIDYSYEGIEKRMSWQKDSKTGWYIIATVTHNDIFQASTTMAWTLLWLGLGSILVLSIIIILVTDRIIIYPLSNLLALFKKIAGGDLSISAEVKGQDEIAELSSATNDMVKRISDVVREVQMASSYVESGSNELSSTSQIMSQDASEQASSMEEISASMEEMVSGIAHNAENAKKTDEMSRKAALEAEKSGEAVIQTVEAMHKIATRISVVEEIARQTNLLALNAAIEAARAGEHGKGFAVVAAEVRKLAERSGQAAGEISELSTSSVEIAETAGNMLKAIVPDIQKTAELVQEITASSAEQNSGAEQINSALQQFDVAVQNSASTSEEVSASSEELLIQAESLTNAVGFFRLSGNTGSVSPTLSLELKTEKNSDSDFQRF; this is encoded by the coding sequence ATGAGACTTAACTTAAAAGCAAAATTTATTTTTACCATTATCCCGATGGTAGCTCTGACAATCGGGATATTATCGTGGGTGGCTTACTCCTCCGGGGCAGGAAGTCTTGAAAAAGAACTCACCGCAGCTATGATGAACACACGCGATAAAGCGGCATCAACTCTAGATTTCTGGTACAATGACAGGATTAGAGATGGTAAAATTTTAAAGACACTCCCTGAAATTGATGATGCTTTAACTACAGAAAACTTCGAAGATGTAACCACATCTCTACATCATTACTTAAAAGAGTCCCCTTTCTACGAAAACGTATTCCTTATGACTCCTGACGGAACAATTAAAGCTGATGGAGGGCAAAGTACATCCGTAGGCTCCAATATAAAATCAATCAATGATGGTCGCGTGAACATTGAAAAGGCCGAACAAAATCAAATTTTCATGGGAGATGCGTATGAAGGCGAGAACAAAAGCCCAATATGCCTGCTGACCTTCCCCGTTATGAAGTCAGGTAAATTGATCGGAATTATCGGTATGACTCTCAAAATTTCAGTTTACAACAATCAATATCTGAAAGGGGCCAGAATAGGAGAACAGGGTTACCTGTTTTTAACAAACTCCGACGGCCTTATAATAGGCCATCCAAATAACAAAATACTTATGAAATCCAGCATAAAAGATTTTAGCTGGGGTAAAGAGATACTAGCGAATACAACGGGTTCAATTGACTATTCTTATGAAGGAATTGAAAAACGTATGAGTTGGCAGAAAGATTCTAAAACCGGCTGGTATATAATCGCAACTGTGACTCATAATGACATTTTTCAGGCCAGCACAACCATGGCATGGACTCTATTATGGCTCGGACTTGGTTCGATATTAGTCTTATCCATAATCATCATATTAGTAACTGACAGAATCATTATATACCCGCTTTCAAATTTGCTTGCACTCTTCAAAAAAATTGCCGGAGGGGATCTTTCCATCAGTGCTGAAGTTAAAGGGCAGGATGAAATAGCTGAACTTTCATCGGCTACTAATGACATGGTTAAACGAATTTCAGATGTTGTTCGTGAAGTTCAGATGGCCTCGTCATACGTGGAATCCGGCAGTAATGAATTAAGCTCTACTTCACAAATCATGTCTCAAGATGCATCGGAACAAGCTTCTTCTATGGAAGAAATATCTGCATCCATGGAAGAAATGGTATCCGGTATTGCTCATAACGCAGAGAATGCAAAAAAGACCGACGAGATGTCTCGTAAAGCCGCATTGGAAGCGGAAAAAAGTGGCGAGGCTGTCATCCAGACTGTTGAGGCAATGCATAAAATAGCCACACGAATTTCCGTTGTAGAAGAAATTGCACGACAAACGAACCTGTTAGCTTTGAATGCGGCTATTGAAGCAGCGCGAGCCGGAGAGCATGGCAAAGGGTTTGCAGTCGTTGCTGCGGAAGTTCGCAAATTAGCTGAAAGAAGCGGTCAGGCTGCTGGAGAAATAAGTGAGCTATCCACTTCCAGTGTTGAAATAGCTGAAACTGCGGGTAACATGCTTAAAGCAATTGTACCGGACATTCAGAAAACAGCAGAACTGGTTCAAGAAATTACGGCTTCAAGCGCTGAACAGAATTCAGGAGCTGAACAAATCAATAGCGCCCTTCAGCAATTCGATGTCGCTGTCCAAAATAGCGCATCTACATCAGAGGAAGTAAGCGCATCCTCAGAAGAACTACTGATACAGGCTGAAAGTTTAACAAACGCAGTCGGATTTTTTCGGCTGTCAGGAAACACAGGATCGGTTTCACCAACCCTTTCTCTCGAGTTAAAAACTGAAAAGAATTCGGATTCAGATTTCCAGCGCTTCTAA
- a CDS encoding glycosyltransferase, with the protein MNKENTKIIAWIGNTFFRTGMDQLGYKTIHIPIRGQQVFTWKDIVEKSGCIPDMVVYADRSIAPPLAGVESFPCLTIFYCIDTHIHSWYPLYAQGFDICLVSLKDHLNRFTPRLPDSRLLWFPPVVMNNDVPLTMEKEWDLLFVGKVDPDLTPERMKFLDEVAKLVPGLHITQGEYRKLFPKARVVLNIAERGDLNFRVFEALACGSCLLTPYIEHGLNDIFTDGVHLTTYEAGNAADLVNKLEQLLANKELREKIARQGNELIESSHRIIHRAETLQAVISGMDVNKAVSTRLAANPIIRKNFMKSIYLHWAEAISDPLLKQVYLQAAKN; encoded by the coding sequence GTGAACAAAGAAAACACCAAAATAATCGCGTGGATCGGCAACACATTTTTCCGCACGGGAATGGATCAGCTAGGTTATAAAACAATCCACATCCCAATCCGCGGACAGCAGGTCTTTACATGGAAAGACATTGTCGAAAAATCTGGATGCATCCCAGACATGGTGGTTTACGCAGACCGAAGCATAGCTCCGCCTTTAGCCGGAGTTGAATCTTTCCCATGCCTGACAATATTCTACTGCATCGATACCCATATTCACAGCTGGTACCCACTTTACGCACAAGGGTTTGATATCTGCCTTGTCAGCTTGAAAGATCATCTGAATAGATTCACACCCCGCCTGCCCGACTCCCGTCTTTTATGGTTTCCCCCGGTTGTGATGAATAATGACGTTCCGCTCACAATGGAGAAAGAATGGGATTTGCTCTTTGTGGGTAAAGTAGATCCGGACTTGACTCCTGAACGCATGAAATTTCTGGATGAAGTGGCAAAGCTTGTTCCTGGACTTCACATTACACAGGGCGAATATCGCAAACTTTTCCCCAAAGCCAGAGTGGTGCTGAATATTGCCGAGCGTGGCGATCTCAATTTCAGAGTATTTGAAGCACTGGCGTGTGGCTCCTGCCTGCTTACCCCTTATATTGAACATGGTCTAAACGATATATTTACCGACGGGGTTCACCTTACTACATATGAAGCGGGCAATGCGGCAGATCTTGTAAATAAACTTGAGCAATTATTGGCAAATAAAGAATTGCGTGAGAAAATAGCCAGACAAGGAAATGAACTTATTGAATCCTCCCACCGCATTATTCACAGAGCTGAAACCCTTCAAGCTGTAATCTCAGGCATGGATGTAAATAAAGCAGTGTCCACTCGATTAGCGGCAAATCCCATAATTAGAAAAAATTTCATGAAAAGTATTTACCTGCACTGGGCTGAAGCCATTTCCGATCCACTCCTTAAACAAGTATACCTGCAAGCAGCTAAAAACTAA
- a CDS encoding sodium ion-translocating decarboxylase subunit beta — translation MDILFHFLSTTGFAEMTPGNFIMIVIGIVFIALAIIKDYEPLLLLPIGFGAIIGNIPSIAGMPLSVYDEGSVLSYLYFGVSKGVFPPLIFLGIGAMTDFSCMLSNPKLILLGAAAQMGIFITLVGALYLGFSPAEAGAIGIIGGADGPTAIFLASKLAPHLLGAIAIAAYSYMALVPVIQPPIMKLLTTKKERLIRMSSPRQVTTREKILFPVGAFIITALIAPGSIALVGMLFFGNLLKESGVTERLAETARTSLIDSVTILLGVSVGASTQAQTFLTPDSLLIFGLGAASFCVATASGLLFAKLMNLFLKDKINPLVGAAGVSAVPDSARVVQMVARKDDPHNFLLMHAMAPNVAGVLGSAVGAGVLWSVLGL, via the coding sequence ATGGATATACTTTTTCATTTTTTAAGTACAACGGGCTTTGCGGAAATGACTCCGGGCAATTTTATAATGATTGTCATCGGAATTGTTTTTATCGCCCTTGCAATTATAAAGGACTATGAGCCGCTTTTGCTCCTTCCTATCGGGTTCGGAGCAATTATAGGTAATATCCCGTCTATCGCGGGTATGCCTCTCAGCGTTTATGACGAAGGGAGTGTGCTCTCTTATCTATACTTCGGGGTCAGCAAAGGTGTTTTTCCTCCGCTGATATTTCTTGGAATCGGAGCTATGACCGACTTTTCGTGCATGCTCTCCAACCCAAAGTTAATCCTTCTAGGGGCGGCGGCTCAGATGGGTATATTCATTACCCTTGTCGGAGCGCTATACCTAGGCTTCAGTCCGGCTGAAGCCGGTGCTATCGGAATTATCGGCGGGGCTGACGGTCCTACTGCGATATTCCTTGCGTCCAAGTTGGCGCCGCATCTGCTGGGAGCTATTGCCATTGCGGCTTATTCGTACATGGCACTTGTTCCCGTTATTCAGCCTCCGATTATGAAGCTGCTTACAACTAAAAAAGAACGTTTGATCCGCATGTCTTCTCCAAGACAGGTTACTACACGCGAGAAAATTCTTTTTCCCGTCGGAGCATTTATTATCACTGCGTTAATCGCACCTGGTTCAATTGCTCTGGTAGGGATGCTTTTCTTCGGTAACCTTTTAAAGGAATCCGGCGTAACTGAACGTCTGGCTGAAACAGCACGTACTTCGCTCATTGACTCTGTTACTATCCTTCTGGGTGTATCGGTCGGAGCATCAACACAGGCTCAGACTTTTCTGACTCCTGACAGCTTGCTGATTTTTGGTCTTGGTGCAGCTTCCTTCTGTGTAGCTACTGCCAGTGGATTACTCTTTGCCAAGCTTATGAATCTTTTCCTTAAAGATAAGATCAACCCTTTGGTTGGAGCTGCCGGTGTCTCGGCTGTTCCTGACTCTGCGCGTGTTGTGCAGATGGTTGCCCGTAAAGATGATCCGCACAACTTCCTGCTGATGCACGCCATGGCTCCGAATGTAGCTGGTGTACTTGGTTCTGCGGTTGGGGCAGGAGTTCTCTGGTCGGTACTTGGGTTATAG
- a CDS encoding pilus assembly protein PilZ, with translation MNNFQERRDSTRIDLNNIDGFFRQCDIATSSCNSDLDITILNISPCGMKLKLNSKEDLTKLDLNAEVFIRGCIFNDRIGFLSSQKAVAVWKEESLVGLRFTPELDFDEPALRKMMKNN, from the coding sequence ATGAATAATTTTCAAGAAAGACGCGACTCAACTCGAATAGACCTTAATAATATTGATGGTTTTTTCAGGCAATGTGATATTGCAACATCATCATGCAACTCTGATCTGGACATCACCATTTTAAACATTTCACCATGCGGCATGAAGCTCAAACTTAATTCAAAAGAAGACCTCACCAAGCTGGACTTGAATGCTGAAGTTTTTATCCGCGGGTGCATATTTAATGACCGCATAGGATTCCTGAGCAGTCAAAAGGCTGTCGCGGTTTGGAAAGAAGAATCTCTTGTAGGACTGCGTTTTACGCCTGAGTTAGATTTTGACGAGCCGGCCCTTCGCAAAATGATGAAAAACAACTAG
- a CDS encoding phosphoenolpyruvate carboxykinase (ATP), whose protein sequence is MASQSTYEFYKNDLSKIPPLRAIAETLVNDKRVRKINAAEAYELAKKQWDVMDTDQKIYPKAAKRLGLPEGATVLNNCHGKIVGRTGQARRFYNNLNGPDQRKVLGDLREAISDMQQRPLIKAEAIIGLDKDLMIRATIVGGEDDAANIFNWLVNFTPYEELAAEYEKSAKLPIQDIIIIGDNLWRNEDPFYHNQGFPQLALVDEECNVIYNFGMRYFGERKKGTLTLAWTSGIRVGMAACHGGIKELDFSGCADENAKKIGQRSIAFFGLSGTGKSSHTNSHDNGGTLPEGFSKKVLHDDAFQIDTANRVCRAWEPTLFDKTDSRPVGHPDWEYMVSVMNHATLEVDGKVLPVGQDLRNPNGRALIDRDVLGEYVNRCKFPEVLCWLMKDTCLPPVIRFTDTYLAVAMGAALMTKRNLAENVSEEELKKLVFVPYANPFRVYELWKDVEAFAGVFECGATGYSFNSIGFWNSSDSDLHAIPLQTSLTLQSSILLDKLEWEDWDLLPGAQLPKRNCMERILPGFYDTYNPKNAENHDDYIQTLKDRFAQRRHFLEQTADLNCKPEILAKLTKVLRIKE, encoded by the coding sequence GTGGCTAGTCAGTCTACCTATGAGTTCTATAAAAACGATCTTTCTAAAATACCGCCTTTACGGGCTATTGCGGAAACTCTCGTTAATGATAAAAGAGTAAGAAAAATAAATGCTGCCGAGGCATACGAACTTGCTAAGAAGCAGTGGGATGTCATGGATACTGATCAGAAGATCTATCCTAAGGCTGCAAAACGGTTAGGTCTGCCGGAAGGCGCCACTGTTTTAAACAACTGTCATGGTAAGATCGTAGGTCGTACAGGTCAGGCCCGCAGATTTTATAATAATCTGAATGGACCGGACCAGCGTAAAGTGCTTGGCGACCTTAGAGAAGCTATCTCTGACATGCAGCAGCGTCCTTTGATCAAGGCTGAAGCTATTATCGGTCTTGATAAAGATCTTATGATCAGAGCTACCATCGTCGGCGGCGAAGATGATGCTGCAAATATTTTTAATTGGCTCGTCAACTTTACTCCTTATGAAGAGTTGGCAGCAGAGTATGAAAAAAGCGCGAAACTGCCCATTCAGGATATCATCATTATCGGTGATAATCTTTGGCGCAACGAAGACCCTTTTTATCATAATCAGGGATTCCCTCAGCTCGCACTTGTCGATGAAGAATGCAATGTCATCTACAATTTCGGCATGCGTTACTTCGGTGAACGCAAAAAAGGAACTTTGACTCTCGCATGGACTTCCGGCATTCGCGTAGGCATGGCAGCATGTCATGGCGGAATCAAGGAACTTGATTTCTCCGGCTGTGCTGATGAAAATGCAAAGAAAATCGGACAGCGCTCCATAGCTTTCTTCGGACTTTCCGGAACAGGAAAGTCTTCTCATACAAATTCTCATGATAACGGCGGCACTCTTCCTGAAGGATTTTCCAAGAAAGTTTTGCACGATGATGCTTTTCAGATTGATACGGCTAACCGTGTCTGCCGGGCATGGGAACCTACTTTGTTTGATAAGACAGATTCAAGGCCGGTTGGACATCCCGACTGGGAATATATGGTTTCAGTAATGAACCATGCAACTCTTGAAGTTGACGGAAAAGTTCTGCCTGTCGGGCAGGATCTCCGTAATCCGAACGGGCGGGCTTTGATTGATCGTGATGTTCTGGGTGAATACGTCAATCGTTGTAAATTCCCTGAAGTTTTGTGCTGGCTTATGAAGGACACATGTCTGCCTCCGGTTATTCGTTTCACAGATACATATCTCGCAGTTGCAATGGGCGCAGCCCTTATGACAAAGCGTAATCTTGCTGAAAACGTTTCCGAAGAAGAATTGAAAAAGCTGGTTTTTGTTCCTTATGCCAACCCGTTCAGGGTCTATGAGCTTTGGAAAGATGTTGAAGCTTTTGCAGGTGTTTTTGAATGCGGTGCAACTGGATACAGTTTCAACTCAATAGGGTTCTGGAACTCTTCCGATTCCGATCTTCATGCGATTCCATTACAGACATCACTTACTTTGCAGTCTTCAATCCTTCTGGATAAACTGGAATGGGAAGATTGGGATCTTCTGCCCGGTGCACAGCTGCCTAAGCGTAATTGTATGGAAAGAATTCTTCCCGGATTTTATGACACATATAATCCTAAGAATGCTGAAAATCATGATGATTATATTCAGACTCTCAAAGATAGATTTGCTCAGCGCAGACACTTCCTTGAGCAGACTGCTGATCTTAACTGTAAGCCTGAAATTCTTGCAAAACTTACCAAGGTTCTCAGAATCAAAGAGTAA
- a CDS encoding FeoB-associated Cys-rich membrane protein, translated as MQDILVFVIIAVAALYLGIKWFRKGGSGCGCGCDCGGANKTSKGDCSGPDESQIGDLRKKK; from the coding sequence GTGCAGGATATATTAGTGTTTGTAATTATAGCAGTAGCGGCTTTGTACTTGGGAATTAAATGGTTCAGGAAAGGGGGGTCGGGATGCGGTTGCGGGTGTGATTGTGGCGGTGCAAATAAAACTTCTAAGGGAGATTGTTCCGGTCCTGATGAATCTCAGATTGGAGATCTTAGAAAGAAGAAGTAA
- a CDS encoding HU family DNA-binding protein yields MSKTVLVKKFREKLDMSAKDASAAIDGVLGAIEDGLKEEGNVTLTGFGTFKTVERSARTGRNPQTGQAIEIPASRGVKFAPGKFLKDAVK; encoded by the coding sequence ATGAGTAAGACTGTTCTTGTTAAGAAGTTCCGGGAAAAATTAGACATGAGTGCTAAAGATGCTTCCGCAGCGATTGATGGCGTTCTCGGCGCAATTGAAGATGGACTTAAGGAAGAAGGCAATGTGACCCTTACTGGTTTCGGTACCTTTAAAACTGTTGAACGTTCCGCACGTACAGGTCGTAACCCTCAGACTGGCCAGGCCATTGAGATTCCTGCTTCTCGCGGAGTAAAGTTTGCCCCCGGAAAATTTCTTAAGGACGCAGTTAAATAA
- a CDS encoding MATE family efflux transporter, with protein MSSLWTRPFGYRDVLKISLPLAVSMASTTLMQITDRIFLGRYSVEAIAAALPAGILAFLFISFFMGVASYINVFIAQYTGAVRPDKVATSLWQGIYFSLAAWVILILVGHFLTPLLVLGGHPPEVTELETQYFRILMFGAGLPVLDTALSSFYSGRGLTRTVMLVNMAGALVNIPLDYALINGFWFFPEMGIQGAGIATVAAGGVIVGLYCPLIFNSKNEKQYGIISNFKFAPDLFIRFIKYGLSNGTQFFLDIFAVTFFVYMVGRLGTTILAASNIALSIDGISFFPAYGISVGVSTLVGQAIGQGRPDYAKRATVCAFHITCVWMLFMGLIYVTIPDVLISMFRPHDISDVQFIEVLEHGRIFLLFMVFYIFFDGLALVYSGALKGAGDVVYVMKAVGFFCVTLMVIPCYLGVEVFKAGPNFLWAIFTAYVLVLSFVFYFRFKGGKWESMKVIE; from the coding sequence ATGTCTTCTCTTTGGACCAGGCCTTTCGGCTACCGGGATGTTTTAAAAATCAGCCTTCCTCTTGCTGTAAGTATGGCTTCAACCACTCTTATGCAGATCACTGACAGGATCTTTTTGGGAAGATATTCGGTTGAAGCTATTGCCGCCGCGCTTCCAGCTGGAATTCTCGCGTTTTTATTCATATCCTTTTTTATGGGCGTTGCCAGCTACATCAACGTTTTTATCGCTCAGTATACCGGTGCCGTAAGACCTGATAAAGTCGCAACGAGTCTCTGGCAGGGGATATATTTTTCGCTTGCCGCTTGGGTTATTTTAATTCTGGTAGGCCATTTTTTGACCCCTTTGCTTGTTTTGGGTGGTCATCCACCGGAAGTTACTGAACTTGAAACTCAGTATTTTAGAATTTTGATGTTCGGAGCCGGTTTGCCGGTGCTTGATACTGCTCTTTCAAGCTTTTATTCTGGTCGCGGTTTGACTCGGACAGTTATGCTCGTAAATATGGCGGGTGCTTTGGTTAATATTCCGCTCGATTATGCCCTTATTAATGGTTTCTGGTTTTTTCCGGAAATGGGCATCCAAGGGGCCGGAATCGCTACCGTTGCAGCCGGGGGCGTAATTGTAGGGCTTTATTGTCCACTTATCTTTAATAGTAAGAATGAAAAGCAATATGGAATTATAAGTAATTTCAAATTTGCACCGGATCTTTTCATCCGGTTTATCAAGTATGGCCTGTCAAATGGTACACAATTTTTTCTGGATATTTTTGCAGTAACTTTTTTTGTCTATATGGTGGGCAGGCTGGGAACAACTATCCTTGCAGCTAGTAATATAGCTCTTTCGATTGACGGGATTTCTTTTTTCCCGGCGTATGGGATATCCGTCGGGGTAAGCACCTTAGTCGGTCAGGCCATCGGGCAGGGACGCCCTGATTATGCGAAAAGGGCGACGGTCTGCGCGTTTCATATTACATGTGTCTGGATGCTCTTTATGGGGCTTATTTACGTCACGATTCCAGATGTATTGATAAGTATGTTTCGTCCGCATGATATAAGTGATGTTCAGTTTATCGAAGTTCTCGAACATGGTAGAATATTCTTGCTGTTTATGGTCTTTTATATCTTTTTCGATGGGCTTGCGCTCGTCTACTCAGGCGCGCTTAAGGGAGCGGGTGATGTTGTTTATGTTATGAAAGCTGTCGGGTTTTTCTGTGTAACGCTGATGGTTATTCCGTGTTATCTGGGCGTAGAAGTATTTAAGGCAGGCCCGAATTTTCTCTGGGCAATTTTTACAGCCTATGTGCTCGTGCTCAGTTTTGTTTTTTATTTCCGTTTCAAGGGTGGAAAGTGGGAAAGTATGAAAGTTATCGAATAG